A region of the Bacillus sp. NP247 genome:
TTATCCATATGTAACTCAACAATAAGGCTTGTCTCATCACTATAAACAATTTTCAACTCATCAACTTTAGTAGAGATAGTTTCTAGTCGCTGTTTTAACTGATCAATTGTAATTCTAGTTGGTATAACAGCAATCATATCTGAAAAATGACGTTCTAATGTTCCATTCATAGCTGCGCGGTATGTTTCTGTTTGCACTTCCATCCAATCAACTCCCATTCAAATGAGTCCATTTTACATGCCAATAAAATTTCGATATTTTCTGTCTTTTATCTCTCTAATAGTATAAATCGCATTCATAGAAGGTGTAAAATTATTATTTTGTATTATATTTTGAAAGCTTGTAAATTAAATAAATTTTTTGTAAAATTTGTCGAAAATACCATTCTATATAACGAATCATTTGGTATGATAGAAATGCTGAGAAAATATGAATTAGGGAGAGGAAAATGGCTGTGAAGAAATTGTTAAGTGTTTTTATATCATTCTTGCTATTGCTTTCATTTACTGGAACTTTAGCGCAGGCGGAAGAAACTACTTCTATGTCAGTAGAAAAAGCAATTCAAGTATTTAAGCAGCAAGGGAAAACGAAGGGAATAGTGGAAGGATATATCGTTGGGTATACGCAAAGTCCTTCTAAATACACGAAAGATCCGGCTAAGTTTGACGACACAAATGTGGCAATTGCCGATTCGCCAAACGAAACGAATCCAGACAAAATCATGCCTGTTCAGTTGCCAAAAGGCGATGTGAGATTGGCTGTAAATGTGAAAGATCATCCTGAAAATATCGGGAAGAAAGTTAGCTTAACAGGGACGCTTGAATTATATTTCGGTAGCCCAGGTTTAAAATCAGTAACAGCTCATAAGTTTTACGGAGAAGAACAAAACCGTGTTAGCGATGTAGTGGCTTCACCAAATGGCGGGGAAGTTGCGAAAGGAACAGCGGTAACATTAACAACGAATACAGAAGGAGCAACAATCTACTATACGTTAGATGGCTCTAATCCTACAAATAAAAGCGTTCGTTATAACGGACGGATTATAGTGAATGAAAATAGTGTAGTGAAAGCAATCGCAGAAAAAGAAGGGCTTACTTCTTCAGCGATTTCAACATTTTCATTTCTAATCGTAACAAATGAACCAGTTCGTATTCATGATATTCAAGGGAAATCCCATATTTCTCCTTACAACGGGAAGAAAGTAAACAATGTGGAAGGCGTTGTCACAGCGCTTGATAAAAATGGTTTTTATATAGAAGATAATCAGCCGGATAATGATCCAGCTACTTCAGAAGGTATTTACGTATACAAAAAAGATGCGAATGTAGCGGTAGGAGATCTTATTCAAGTTGATGGAGCAGTAGAAGAATATGTTGGACCTGGATACGCAGAACGTTTTGAAACGGACTTAACGACGACAGAAATTAAAGCGAGTCGCGTTGCTGTAATCGCAAAAGATCAACCTTTACCAGCACCGATTGTACTAGGAGAAAACGGTGTGAAAATTCCTGATCAAATTATCGATAATGATGCATTCGGTTTATTTGATCCAAATGAAGATGCAATTGATTTTTATGAAAGTATAGAAGGTATGCGCGTTACGATGCCAACACCAAAAATTATCGCGCCTCAGAAAAATGGTAACTTATATGTAACAGTAAAAAACGGTGGGGATAAAGTTATAACGAAGTATGGCACACCGCTATTAGATAAAGAGCAATTAAACCCAGAGCGTCTTTCTGTTAAGGTACCTCGTGATTATGTCGCGAAAGTAGGCGATACGTTCACTGGGGATATAACTGGAGTAGTAGGATATGACTATGGTGCGTTCCGCATTTCGCCAGTAACGGAATTACCATCTGTAGTGGACGGTGGATTTAAGCAAGTAGGGGCAAATATTCAGCCACGTCTTGATAAGTTAACAGTTGCTACATACAATATTGAAAACTTCTCAGCGAACAAAAAAGAAACAACGGACGAAAAAGTAAAAGCGTTAGCTTATTCTATTAAATATAACTTGAAAATGCCTGATATTATCGGCGTCCAAGAGATGCAAGATAATAATGGATCAATTAATGACGGTACAACAGATGCTTCTTTAGGCGCAAAGCGTGTAATTGATGCAGTATTAGAAATACGTGGACCGAAATATGAATATGTAGAAATTGCTCCGAACAATAATCAAGATGGAGGAGCACCAGGGGCGAACATTCGTGTCGGTTTCTTCTATAATCCATCACGTGTGAAATTAGCAGCAGTACCAAAGTTACTAGATAAAAATGTAGTTCGTATTGGAGATGAAAATTCATTATTTGAAAGTACACGTAAACCGTTAGCAGCAGAATTTACGTTCCAAGGACAAAATGTTGTTGTCATTTCGAATCACTTAAACTCAAAACTAGGAGATGCAACGCCATTTGGAAAAGTGCAGCCGCTCGTATTAAAGAGTGAAGAAAAACGAGTTCAATTAGCACAAGAAGTGAATCATTTCGTAAAAGGTATTCAAGAAAAGAATACGAATGCGCCAGTTGTAGTATTAGGTGATATGAATGACTTTGAATTCTCTAAACCTTTAGAAGCACTAGAGGGAACGATATTAAAAGATATGTTAAACACAGTGCCGAAAGAGAACCGTTACACGTACATTCATGAAGGTAACGCACAAGTGTTAGATCATATTTTAGTAACAAATAACATCGCACCGCACACAATTGTAGACCCTGTACACTTAAACTCAAACATTATGAAAGAACATGGACGTGTAAGTGACCACGATCCAGTACTTGCTCAAATTGATTTGAAGAAGGCTTCTTAAATCGAGAGGACGCTTAGGTAACTAAGCGTTCTTTTTAGGCTGCATAATGAAATACCTCTAATTGCTAATGTTATATGCTTATTTAGTAAAAAGGTAGCCAAATAAGAGAACAGAACTAATAAGTAAAATATTCAAAAGAGTGACCACTAAAGCTATAATAGGCAATATTTTCTTTTCAGAAGGACTAATAAATGAAATGATAGCCATTATTATAGATAAAATAGTTCCGCCTAATATTGCATACGTCATAGGAGTAATTGTATTGGGACCAAATCGATCTAAGACAGGAACAAGTGAAAACATTAAAATACTACTGAATAGGCTAAAGGTTAAAAACGTATAACTTTTCCAAGTGTGAAATTTAGGTTGCATGATCAAAATGCCCCTTTCCAATGTAATGTGGATTATTTACATTTATCTATATATATATACCATAATTGGAAAATAATATTTTTGTGATATTGTAAATTTTTAACTCGATTTAAATTGTTGATAATTTTTGATTTTCGATGGCTTTAGCAGTGATCATTTTATTTAAAATAGAATATAACTAATTACAGCCCTTTCCGAACGAGAAAGCCCATTGCCTTTAGGCATGGGATGAAAGTGAGGTTGGATACGGAGTACCACTAAAAATCGCAAGGTTCGTGGTACTTTAAGTATCCAAAGTATAGGTAGTTTCTCTAGGTCTTTTTGTTGTAATTTTCTGGGAATGAATGATATATTGTAACGAGAATAAATGATTATAGAAGAACGGTTCAAAGTGTTTGAGAGAAAAATCTTCTCGTCTCATCTCATGCAGTTGCAAAGTTTATGGACACGTTCTCATTTTGTTTCTATTGCTAGAAATGTATTAAATGAATGATGCTGAAAATCAAAAAACAAGGGGATGAAACGTATGTCACAGACCCTAACAGTGAAAGTGAAATTGATTCCAACAAAAGAACAAATCCGTTTATTAGAACAAAGTAGTCACGAATATATCAAAGTTATAAATACACTTGTATCGGAAATGGTTAAAGCAAAGAAAAGTACGAAAAAAAGCACAAAAGATATTGAAGCAAATATCCCAAGTGCGGTGAAGAATCAAGCGATTAAAGACGCGAAAAGTTTGTTTGCTACAAAAGTAAAGAAAAGCCATTATAAAATCATTCCGATTCTAAAGAGACCTGTTTGTGTATGGAACAATCAGAATTATTCATTTGACTCTACTTATATTTCAATCCCGTTTAAGAGAAATGGAAAATCGACTCGTGTAAAAATCCGAGCTTTATTAAGCGATAAAAACAATCGCAATCTGAATCT
Encoded here:
- a CDS encoding DUF6359 domain-containing protein, whose translation is MAVKKLLSVFISFLLLLSFTGTLAQAEETTSMSVEKAIQVFKQQGKTKGIVEGYIVGYTQSPSKYTKDPAKFDDTNVAIADSPNETNPDKIMPVQLPKGDVRLAVNVKDHPENIGKKVSLTGTLELYFGSPGLKSVTAHKFYGEEQNRVSDVVASPNGGEVAKGTAVTLTTNTEGATIYYTLDGSNPTNKSVRYNGRIIVNENSVVKAIAEKEGLTSSAISTFSFLIVTNEPVRIHDIQGKSHISPYNGKKVNNVEGVVTALDKNGFYIEDNQPDNDPATSEGIYVYKKDANVAVGDLIQVDGAVEEYVGPGYAERFETDLTTTEIKASRVAVIAKDQPLPAPIVLGENGVKIPDQIIDNDAFGLFDPNEDAIDFYESIEGMRVTMPTPKIIAPQKNGNLYVTVKNGGDKVITKYGTPLLDKEQLNPERLSVKVPRDYVAKVGDTFTGDITGVVGYDYGAFRISPVTELPSVVDGGFKQVGANIQPRLDKLTVATYNIENFSANKKETTDEKVKALAYSIKYNLKMPDIIGVQEMQDNNGSINDGTTDASLGAKRVIDAVLEIRGPKYEYVEIAPNNNQDGGAPGANIRVGFFYNPSRVKLAAVPKLLDKNVVRIGDENSLFESTRKPLAAEFTFQGQNVVVISNHLNSKLGDATPFGKVQPLVLKSEEKRVQLAQEVNHFVKGIQEKNTNAPVVVLGDMNDFEFSKPLEALEGTILKDMLNTVPKENRYTYIHEGNAQVLDHILVTNNIAPHTIVDPVHLNSNIMKEHGRVSDHDPVLAQIDLKKAS